From the Pseudomonas baltica genome, one window contains:
- a CDS encoding phage tail sheath protein, giving the protein MATDYHHGVRVVEINEGSRPIRTISTAIIGMVCTASDADAATFPLNKPVLLTDVLTASGKAGELGTLAASLDAISDQASPVTVVVRVEEGGTDALTTSNVIGGVNANGQYTGMQALLAAEVQLGVRPRILGAPGLDSLPVTTAMVTIAQKLRGFAYANAWECQTASEAIAYRENFSARELMLAWPDFVSWDTVTSADVTASAVARALGLRAQIDEQVGWHKTLSNVGVNGVTGLSKDIYWDLQNPATDAGLLNAADVTTLIRRDGFRFWGSRTCSDDPLFAFENYTRTAQVLADTMAEGQFWAVDKPMHPSLVRDIVEGINAKFREMTRLGYLIGGECWYDEAANDKDTLKAGKLYLDYDYTPVPPLENLNLRQRITDRYLVDFASRVNS; this is encoded by the coding sequence ATGGCTACCGATTACCACCACGGCGTACGGGTCGTAGAGATCAACGAGGGCAGCCGCCCCATCCGTACCATTTCCACCGCAATCATCGGCATGGTCTGCACCGCCAGCGATGCCGACGCGGCCACTTTTCCCCTGAACAAGCCGGTACTGCTGACCGATGTGCTGACCGCCAGCGGTAAGGCCGGCGAACTGGGCACCTTGGCGGCGAGCCTTGATGCCATTTCCGACCAGGCCAGCCCGGTCACCGTGGTGGTGCGCGTAGAGGAAGGCGGCACCGACGCTCTCACGACCTCAAACGTGATCGGCGGGGTCAACGCCAATGGACAATACACCGGCATGCAGGCGCTGCTCGCTGCCGAGGTCCAGTTGGGCGTGCGGCCTCGCATTCTGGGCGCACCAGGGCTCGACTCGTTGCCAGTGACCACCGCCATGGTGACCATTGCCCAGAAGCTGCGCGGCTTTGCCTATGCCAATGCATGGGAATGCCAGACCGCGTCGGAGGCGATCGCCTATCGCGAAAACTTTTCTGCTCGCGAGTTGATGCTGGCCTGGCCGGATTTCGTCAGCTGGGACACCGTCACCAGCGCGGACGTTACCGCGTCGGCCGTCGCACGGGCCTTGGGCCTTCGCGCTCAGATCGATGAGCAGGTGGGCTGGCACAAGACCCTGTCGAACGTCGGGGTCAACGGTGTCACTGGTTTGAGCAAGGACATCTATTGGGACCTGCAGAACCCCGCTACCGACGCCGGGCTGCTCAACGCTGCTGATGTCACCACGCTGATTCGCCGTGACGGCTTCCGCTTTTGGGGTTCGCGTACCTGCAGCGACGATCCGCTATTCGCCTTCGAGAACTACACCCGCACGGCCCAGGTGCTGGCAGACACTATGGCCGAGGGCCAATTCTGGGCTGTGGACAAGCCCATGCACCCGAGCCTGGTGCGCGACATCGTCGAGGGCATCAACGCGAAGTTCCGCGAGATGACTCGTTTGGGCTACCTGATTGGCGGCGAGTGCTGGTACGACGAGGCCGCAAACGACAAGGACACCCTCAAGGCCGGCAAGCTTTACCTGGACTACGACTACACCCCGGTCCCGCCGCTCGAGAACCTCAACCTTCGCCAGCGCATCACCGACCGATACCTGGTGGACTTCGCCAGCCGCGTCAATTCCTGA
- a CDS encoding phage tail assembly protein yields MTTEKTPYEETVELDTPIVRGEAPIDSVVIRKPRSGELRGLSLIDVMQMDVLALRKLLPRITTPALTDHEIGNMDPADLVQMGTVITNFLLPKSAKAEASLVA; encoded by the coding sequence ATGACCACCGAAAAAACCCCCTACGAAGAAACCGTCGAGCTGGATACGCCGATCGTGCGCGGCGAAGCTCCTATCGACAGCGTTGTGATCCGCAAGCCGCGCTCCGGCGAGCTGCGCGGCTTGTCGCTGATCGATGTGATGCAGATGGATGTCCTGGCGTTGCGCAAGTTGCTGCCCCGCATTACCACTCCAGCACTCACCGATCACGAGATCGGCAACATGGATCCGGCTGACCTGGTGCAGATGGGGACGGTAATCACCAATTTTTTGCTACCGAAATCGGCGAAGGCGGAAGCGTCCCTCGTTGCGTAG
- a CDS encoding DUF2511 domain-containing protein — MSLTACKECKHEVSTTAKVCPSCGVSDPGTTATQAVLGLSLVALVVWVGFKVWGFFSPSEHQVAPDVPAVSISASEYGEQWPLTLANGSLSCQSPSWVLFKSNDVTYAVNGSARSRMKQFNWHDISEVQRDVVANGAMWKATVTPLIDRGLALCKHG; from the coding sequence ATGAGTCTTACAGCCTGCAAAGAGTGCAAGCATGAAGTATCAACGACGGCGAAGGTGTGCCCTAGTTGCGGTGTCAGCGATCCAGGCACTACCGCTACTCAGGCAGTCCTGGGATTAAGCCTGGTCGCCTTGGTCGTTTGGGTTGGGTTCAAGGTTTGGGGCTTTTTCAGCCCGAGCGAGCACCAAGTCGCACCGGATGTACCAGCTGTTTCGATATCGGCGTCAGAATATGGCGAGCAATGGCCATTGACCTTGGCCAACGGCTCCCTCTCGTGCCAATCACCTTCGTGGGTGCTGTTCAAGTCGAACGATGTCACCTATGCGGTCAACGGTTCAGCCCGCAGCCGCATGAAGCAATTCAATTGGCACGATATCTCCGAGGTTCAGCGGGACGTAGTTGCCAATGGGGCGATGTGGAAAGCCACCGTCACGCCACTGATCGACCGTGGCCTGGCTCTTTGTAAGCACGGCTGA
- a CDS encoding phage tail protein, producing MMMALGMFIFTLETLVYQELQRQTEWRHGSTSRIGTNPARQFLGRGEDSITLPGVVLPGLAGTPLSLDALRSMADTGKAWPLIEGTGRVLGIWIIESISETRTLFFRDGAARRVEFTVSLKRIDDGRVDLLGTGISTAGNILRSLL from the coding sequence ATGATGATGGCCTTGGGCATGTTCATCTTCACCCTTGAAACCCTGGTCTACCAGGAGCTGCAGCGGCAGACGGAATGGCGACATGGAAGTACTTCCCGCATCGGTACCAATCCTGCGCGGCAGTTCCTCGGCCGTGGCGAGGATTCCATCACTCTGCCGGGGGTGGTGCTCCCCGGGCTCGCCGGCACGCCATTGAGCCTCGACGCGCTTAGGTCGATGGCCGATACCGGTAAGGCTTGGCCACTCATCGAGGGCACTGGGCGCGTACTCGGGATATGGATCATCGAAAGCATCAGCGAGACCCGCACCCTGTTTTTCAGGGATGGCGCCGCGCGCCGGGTGGAATTCACTGTCAGCCTCAAGCGCATCGATGACGGCCGCGTCGATCTACTCGGTACCGGGATCAGCACGGCGGGCAACATCCTTCGGAGCTTGCTGTGA
- a CDS encoding DUF4376 domain-containing protein: MSIYVTLDPDNVVISVVTVPNPSGTTVDEVFPGNPEYTASLIQVDDHPNIAVGWNGTRKGNSWSFVSFEESADYIAKDRIQKIADERFLRETAGTAVSGVAVLTDRTTQMKLTAAAVRAQRDASYSVNWKQSDGKYIELSATQLVAIADAVGDYVQACYDREAVLLSALTDGTYADAMLVEGWPT, encoded by the coding sequence ATGAGCATTTATGTGACCTTGGACCCAGACAACGTAGTAATTAGCGTTGTCACGGTTCCAAATCCGAGTGGGACTACGGTGGACGAAGTATTTCCTGGCAATCCCGAGTACACCGCATCACTTATTCAGGTTGATGATCATCCGAATATTGCGGTGGGCTGGAACGGTACGAGAAAAGGTAACAGTTGGTCCTTCGTCTCGTTCGAGGAATCGGCCGACTACATCGCCAAAGACCGCATCCAGAAAATTGCAGATGAGCGCTTCTTGCGGGAGACAGCCGGAACGGCCGTAAGCGGCGTAGCTGTTCTTACTGATCGAACGACGCAGATGAAGCTGACTGCTGCCGCCGTGCGAGCTCAGAGGGATGCGAGTTATTCGGTGAACTGGAAGCAATCTGACGGAAAATACATCGAGCTCAGTGCTACGCAGCTAGTCGCGATCGCCGATGCCGTCGGTGACTATGTCCAGGCTTGCTATGACCGCGAGGCCGTCTTACTCAGCGCCCTGACTGATGGCACTTACGCTGATGCGATGCTGGTCGAGGGGTGGCCAACATGA
- a CDS encoding phage tail tape measure protein, whose amino-acid sequence MTDKLKLEMLWSAIDKVTGPLRNITAGSNKTVRALKEARDAVKELNAQQANVTGYARQREAVRQSSEELAKAQDKLRQYREQLKSMDAPSAKFQKTFANASAAVDRLSAKHGEQRAELQRLIPLVKATGADTGNLGATQQRLAADIQAANAALQTQKDRLAAVSRQQARVAKVKESYNKGRELQDKAAVAGASSVATGAAAGMPVLGMIKNYSAFEDAMAGVAKQVDGARDANGKLTPTYYAMGAAIKTMAEHIPMATTDIAALVEGGARMGIQGKDDLLEFARVAATAATAFDLPADQIGESLARIAEMYKIPIKDVSKLGDAINYLDDNAMSKGADIIDVMQRTAGITASVGMSFKDAAALGSTFLTLGSSAEIAGTATNAMIRELAIATQQPKRFQLGLKAIGLEAKKVQEGMTKDATGTIEAVLDAVNKLPKGDQLGVMTQLFGKEYGDDAAKLAANMGEYRRQLDLVRTDKGNGSMQREGDIKGDLLSARLEMTKNRLFNLSSAMGETLRPALVEFGEGVDRVLTKINAWVQANPGLVQGALKAALGIAAVSTGFGAAALAVAGAMGPFLAVRFALSMIGIKIPGLVGSLMWLAQKALPMVGQALLWVGRLAMANPITATIAAIAVAAYLIYKNWDAVKSYFGSLWAEITQDAQGGIAGVLRILTNFSPLGIFYRAFAGVMSYFGVELPAKFTDFGGMILSGLATGISNGLGAVKSAITNAGESTISWFKEKLGIHSPSRVFAQLGGFTMEGLAQGLNRGQSEPLQALASMSKRFTQAGALALGVGASSGALAIDNRAPISAAAPTTVQRAGDSIKIEINAAPGMDPAAIARAVSAELDRRQSAKQARGRSSLFDQE is encoded by the coding sequence ATGACTGACAAGTTGAAGCTGGAAATGCTGTGGTCGGCTATCGACAAGGTCACAGGTCCGCTCCGAAACATTACCGCCGGTTCCAACAAGACCGTCAGGGCGTTGAAGGAAGCAAGAGACGCCGTAAAAGAGCTCAACGCCCAGCAGGCCAACGTGACCGGCTACGCCCGGCAGCGCGAGGCGGTGCGCCAAAGCTCCGAGGAACTGGCAAAAGCCCAGGACAAGCTGCGCCAGTACCGCGAGCAGCTAAAATCCATGGACGCCCCTTCTGCCAAGTTCCAGAAAACGTTTGCGAACGCCAGTGCGGCGGTCGATCGGCTGTCGGCCAAGCACGGTGAGCAAAGAGCCGAGCTGCAGCGGCTGATCCCCCTGGTCAAAGCCACAGGCGCCGATACCGGGAACCTCGGTGCCACCCAGCAGCGTCTCGCTGCCGATATCCAGGCCGCCAATGCCGCGCTGCAGACCCAAAAGGACCGGCTCGCAGCAGTCAGCCGCCAGCAAGCGCGCGTGGCGAAGGTCAAGGAAAGCTATAACAAGGGTCGAGAACTCCAGGACAAGGCGGCCGTCGCCGGCGCGAGCAGCGTCGCCACGGGCGCTGCTGCTGGCATGCCCGTCCTGGGCATGATCAAAAACTACTCCGCCTTCGAGGATGCCATGGCCGGGGTAGCGAAGCAGGTCGACGGCGCCCGTGACGCCAACGGCAAGCTGACCCCGACCTATTACGCAATGGGCGCGGCCATCAAGACCATGGCCGAGCATATCCCCATGGCCACCACGGACATCGCAGCACTGGTCGAGGGCGGCGCGCGGATGGGGATCCAGGGCAAAGACGACCTACTCGAATTCGCTCGGGTGGCTGCCACTGCGGCCACCGCGTTCGACCTTCCTGCTGATCAGATTGGGGAGAGCCTCGCGCGGATCGCAGAGATGTACAAAATCCCCATCAAGGATGTCAGCAAGCTGGGTGATGCGATCAACTACCTGGACGATAACGCCATGTCCAAGGGCGCCGACATCATCGATGTAATGCAGCGCACCGCGGGTATCACTGCGTCGGTGGGCATGTCGTTTAAGGATGCCGCTGCACTGGGCTCCACGTTCCTGACCCTCGGGTCATCTGCCGAAATCGCGGGTACCGCGACCAACGCGATGATCCGTGAGCTGGCCATCGCGACCCAGCAACCTAAGCGCTTCCAGCTCGGGCTGAAGGCCATCGGGCTTGAGGCGAAAAAGGTGCAAGAAGGGATGACCAAGGATGCCACCGGCACCATCGAGGCGGTGCTCGATGCGGTCAATAAGCTGCCCAAGGGCGACCAGCTGGGGGTCATGACTCAGCTTTTCGGCAAGGAATACGGCGACGACGCTGCGAAACTGGCCGCCAACATGGGTGAATACCGTCGCCAGCTGGATCTGGTTCGCACCGATAAGGGCAATGGCTCGATGCAGCGCGAAGGCGACATCAAAGGCGACTTGTTGTCCGCGCGGCTGGAAATGACCAAGAACCGGCTGTTCAACCTCAGCAGCGCCATGGGGGAAACCCTGCGTCCCGCCCTTGTCGAGTTCGGCGAGGGGGTCGACAGGGTGCTGACCAAGATAAACGCATGGGTGCAAGCCAACCCTGGACTGGTACAAGGCGCTTTGAAAGCGGCACTCGGCATCGCAGCTGTATCAACCGGCTTTGGCGCAGCAGCGCTGGCCGTCGCGGGCGCCATGGGGCCGTTCCTCGCAGTCCGATTCGCCCTGTCCATGATCGGCATCAAAATCCCAGGGCTAGTTGGTTCTCTTATGTGGCTGGCTCAGAAAGCATTGCCCATGGTCGGCCAGGCGCTGCTGTGGGTCGGGCGCCTGGCAATGGCAAACCCGATCACCGCCACTATCGCGGCGATCGCGGTGGCGGCTTACCTGATCTACAAGAACTGGGACGCGGTGAAGAGCTACTTCGGCTCGCTGTGGGCCGAGATCACCCAGGACGCCCAGGGCGGAATCGCCGGCGTGCTTCGGATCCTCACCAACTTCAGCCCGCTTGGCATTTTTTACCGCGCCTTCGCCGGGGTCATGAGCTATTTCGGCGTCGAGCTGCCTGCCAAGTTCACAGACTTCGGCGGCATGATCCTGAGTGGCCTGGCCACCGGGATCAGCAACGGCCTGGGCGCGGTCAAGAGCGCGATCACTAACGCCGGCGAAAGCACCATCTCCTGGTTCAAGGAAAAGCTCGGGATCCACAGCCCCTCGAGGGTGTTTGCCCAACTGGGCGGGTTCACCATGGAAGGACTTGCTCAAGGGCTGAATCGTGGCCAAAGCGAGCCGTTGCAAGCGCTCGCCTCAATGAGCAAGCGGTTCACCCAGGCCGGCGCACTCGCGCTGGGCGTCGGGGCATCGAGCGGCGCGCTGGCGATCGACAACAGAGCCCCCATCTCAGCAGCTGCACCGACCACCGTCCAAAGGGCTGGCGACAGCATCAAGATCGAGATCAATGCGGCGCCAGGCATGGACCCTGCGGCGATCGCCCGAGCAGTCTCTGCCGAGCTGGACCGGCGCCAATCAGCCAAACAGGCGAGGGGACGTAGCTCCCTGTTCGACCAGGAGTAA
- a CDS encoding DNA-binding protein — translation MPSPLTLEQARAELDRRGVTIVDFCREHGLNKNLVSDLLHGRKKGRRGESHRAAVLLGIKDGVISN, via the coding sequence ATGCCTAGCCCCCTCACATTAGAGCAAGCCCGCGCAGAACTTGATCGTCGCGGCGTAACCATTGTCGATTTCTGCCGGGAGCATGGGCTGAACAAAAATTTGGTCAGCGATCTACTACACGGCAGGAAGAAGGGCCGTAGAGGGGAGTCACATCGCGCTGCGGTGCTGCTCGGGATCAAAGACGGCGTGATATCAAACTAA
- a CDS encoding phage major tail tube protein, whose amino-acid sequence MALPKKLKNMNLFNDGTSYVGQSKSVTLPKLARKFEAWRGGGMDGPVKVDLGHGDDGIQIEWTLGGWDLTALRQFGAISASGVMLRWAGSVQRDDTGDVSAVEVVVRGRHEEIDMGDAQPGEDTEHKFTTTCSYYKLTIDSNVEIEIDLLNFIFNVNGTDMYAAHRKAIGL is encoded by the coding sequence ATGGCGCTGCCCAAAAAGCTCAAGAACATGAACCTGTTCAACGACGGTACCAGCTACGTCGGCCAATCCAAGAGCGTGACCCTGCCCAAACTCGCGCGCAAATTTGAGGCATGGCGCGGCGGCGGCATGGACGGCCCGGTCAAGGTCGACCTGGGCCACGGCGACGACGGGATCCAGATCGAATGGACTTTGGGCGGCTGGGATCTGACCGCCCTCCGTCAATTCGGCGCCATCTCGGCCAGCGGCGTGATGCTGCGCTGGGCAGGTTCAGTCCAACGCGATGACACAGGCGACGTCAGCGCGGTTGAGGTAGTAGTTCGCGGCCGCCACGAGGAAATCGACATGGGTGACGCGCAGCCTGGTGAAGATACCGAGCACAAATTCACCACGACCTGCAGCTATTACAAGCTGACCATCGATTCGAATGTCGAGATCGAGATCGACCTGTTGAACTTCATCTTCAACGTCAACGGTACCGACATGTACGCCGCGCACCGCAAGGCGATCGGCCTTTAA
- a CDS encoding YmfL family putative regulatory protein, protein MKRSTLETRRQVVSALIGAYPGGRECAAPRLGLDLKKFDNHAYENKGARPLSDSQIHQLEQDAGTAFLPEYVCGLYGGVFVPLANPEQMDNLDLYARAVNTAVKRGAVDLIIAEALKDGVINALEVEQILAAHRAHVAARHEEIAAVIILHREK, encoded by the coding sequence ATGAAGCGGTCAACTCTGGAAACACGGCGCCAAGTGGTGAGCGCTTTGATCGGAGCCTATCCCGGTGGTCGCGAATGCGCCGCCCCACGCCTCGGCCTGGATCTGAAGAAGTTCGACAACCACGCCTACGAAAACAAAGGCGCCCGGCCGCTGAGCGATAGCCAGATCCACCAGCTTGAGCAGGACGCCGGCACGGCGTTTTTGCCTGAGTACGTATGCGGCCTCTACGGGGGTGTCTTCGTTCCGCTCGCCAACCCGGAACAGATGGACAACCTCGACCTATATGCCCGCGCAGTAAACACCGCAGTGAAGCGCGGTGCTGTGGACCTAATTATCGCCGAGGCGTTGAAAGACGGCGTCATCAACGCCCTGGAAGTTGAGCAAATCCTCGCAGCTCACCGCGCCCATGTAGCAGCGCGTCACGAGGAAATTGCCGCAGTGATCATTCTGCACCGGGAAAAATAA
- a CDS encoding helix-turn-helix transcriptional regulator, whose translation MEKTLGERLREERERLSLNQEQMADSGGVKRNSQGNYERGRQNPDTAYLLAIAAIGADIHYVLFGERNLGAGDLSSDESKILETYRALTPGDKFMVTRMATSLLAMKTRAEDQEQKTG comes from the coding sequence TTGGAAAAAACATTGGGCGAACGGCTCCGGGAGGAGCGCGAAAGGCTTTCGCTTAATCAAGAGCAGATGGCTGATTCGGGAGGCGTAAAACGTAATTCCCAAGGCAATTACGAGCGAGGTAGACAGAACCCCGACACCGCATATTTATTGGCGATCGCAGCTATTGGCGCGGACATTCATTACGTTCTGTTTGGTGAGCGGAATTTGGGTGCCGGAGATCTTTCGTCCGATGAGTCGAAGATATTGGAAACGTACCGAGCCTTGACCCCAGGTGACAAATTCATGGTCACCCGCATGGCCACCAGCCTTCTCGCTATGAAGACGCGAGCCGAAGACCAGGAACAAAAAACTGGCTGA
- a CDS encoding phage late control D family protein, which produces MIDTLLSAASGQVSKAADAYRELTSYPKPICRVVVDGNDITSAVVDRLVGLDLDDNRGLVSDQLQITLSDHDGKLAIPRRGAVIRLWLGWSDTGLVDKGTYTVDETEHSGAPDILNIRARGADLRAGFKVKRERSWHGQSIRDIVQAIASTYGLGAVVGAAFQMLKIDHLDQANESDANVLTRLGIEHDAIATVKAGKLLFMAVGGSTSASGLALPYVNLTRTDGDQHRFLQADRDSYTGVRAFYYEVNSAAKKEAVAGAGEALKDLRHVYSDRRSALNAARAEFRRLQRGSATLSYTLAKGRPDLIPELSYVLSGIKEQITEIVWLGGNVKHSFTTEAFTTSLELESKLPEEEDVTDLADSTVKYTGIAAMYRDEKTGKEKKITLGDQAQPRRLPHLYASHASAKRAVQREFKRLNAAA; this is translated from the coding sequence GTGATTGATACCCTACTCAGCGCAGCCAGCGGGCAGGTCAGCAAAGCAGCCGATGCCTATCGCGAGCTCACAAGCTATCCCAAACCCATTTGCCGGGTGGTGGTCGACGGCAACGACATCACCTCTGCTGTGGTCGATCGCCTGGTCGGCCTGGATCTCGACGACAACCGTGGCCTGGTATCCGATCAGCTGCAGATTACTCTTTCCGACCACGACGGCAAGTTGGCCATCCCCCGTCGAGGCGCGGTGATTCGGCTGTGGCTCGGCTGGAGTGATACCGGTTTGGTCGATAAGGGCACCTATACCGTGGATGAAACAGAGCACAGCGGAGCGCCCGACATACTGAATATCAGAGCCCGCGGCGCTGATCTGCGCGCCGGATTCAAGGTGAAACGCGAGCGCAGCTGGCACGGCCAATCGATACGCGACATCGTCCAGGCGATCGCCTCTACTTATGGTCTGGGCGCCGTGGTCGGCGCAGCGTTCCAGATGCTCAAGATCGATCACCTGGACCAAGCGAACGAGTCTGACGCCAACGTGCTCACTCGCTTGGGCATCGAGCACGATGCAATCGCCACCGTAAAGGCAGGCAAACTGCTGTTCATGGCTGTCGGTGGCTCCACTTCAGCCAGCGGACTGGCCTTGCCATATGTGAACCTGACGCGTACAGACGGGGATCAGCACCGGTTTCTGCAGGCCGATCGGGATAGCTACACTGGCGTACGCGCGTTCTACTACGAAGTGAATAGCGCGGCGAAAAAGGAGGCGGTCGCCGGCGCCGGCGAGGCGCTGAAGGATCTCCGGCATGTCTATTCAGATCGCAGAAGCGCGCTGAATGCCGCCCGGGCAGAATTTCGCCGCCTGCAGCGTGGTAGCGCGACGCTGAGCTACACCCTGGCGAAAGGTAGGCCTGACCTCATTCCGGAGCTGAGCTATGTGCTTTCTGGGATCAAGGAGCAGATTACGGAAATTGTCTGGCTGGGCGGGAACGTCAAACACAGCTTCACCACTGAGGCGTTTACCACCAGCCTTGAGCTCGAATCGAAGCTTCCGGAAGAAGAGGACGTGACGGATCTGGCGGACTCCACTGTGAAATACACGGGGATCGCAGCGATGTACCGGGACGAGAAAACCGGCAAGGAGAAAAAGATCACGCTCGGAGACCAGGCCCAGCCGCGGCGGCTACCGCACCTCTATGCCAGCCATGCCAGCGCCAAGCGGGCAGTCCAACGAGAATTCAAGCGGCTGAACGCCGCCGCTTGA
- a CDS encoding GpE family phage tail protein, with the protein MADIAVIFHWGPAAMDPLSLSELMEWRERARVRSGVKDD; encoded by the coding sequence ATGGCGGACATAGCGGTGATTTTTCACTGGGGGCCAGCGGCGATGGATCCGCTGTCCCTATCGGAGCTGATGGAATGGCGCGAGCGCGCGCGAGTAAGGAGCGGGGTCAAAGATGACTGA
- a CDS encoding ogr/Delta-like zinc finger family protein: MSTYKLVCPHCGGSLRIRTSVGQHIFLRTAYLQCCNEACGATYRGQFEITHEMSPSGMPNPGVQLPVAPVSIRRDAMRSDSDQQMDLLELEAV, encoded by the coding sequence GTGAGCACGTACAAGCTGGTGTGTCCGCACTGCGGCGGGTCACTGCGCATTCGCACGAGCGTTGGTCAGCATATTTTCCTGCGGACTGCGTACTTGCAATGTTGCAACGAGGCATGCGGCGCAACGTATCGCGGCCAGTTCGAAATCACCCATGAAATGAGTCCCTCCGGCATGCCGAATCCAGGCGTCCAACTTCCGGTGGCACCCGTTTCTATCCGACGCGATGCCATGCGATCGGACTCAGACCAACAGATGGACCTACTCGAACTGGAGGCGGTGTGA
- a CDS encoding DUF1353 domain-containing protein, translated as MSKFLNTLKTEQVGKWNHTLLGRLDLEDEIEGNISVPSGFQTNFASIGSLHNIFLFLLFALVAGYGNYAATVHDFLYTTGVMSRDRADAVFYRALRAEGIAKWRAWLFWVGVRIGGASHYRTAA; from the coding sequence ATGAGCAAGTTCTTGAACACTCTTAAAACTGAGCAAGTTGGAAAATGGAATCACACTTTGCTGGGCCGCCTGGACCTCGAAGATGAAATAGAAGGCAATATTTCAGTGCCTTCGGGTTTCCAAACAAACTTCGCCAGCATTGGCTCGCTGCATAACATTTTTTTGTTTCTTCTCTTCGCGTTGGTAGCGGGATACGGAAACTATGCAGCGACTGTGCATGACTTTCTCTACACCACTGGTGTGATGAGCCGCGACCGCGCCGACGCAGTGTTCTACCGTGCGCTGCGCGCTGAGGGCATAGCGAAGTGGCGTGCCTGGCTGTTTTGGGTGGGAGTGCGCATTGGGGGAGCTTCGCATTACAGGACCGCTGCGTAA